The window TAATGCAAACCGTTTTTGGTGTTACAGATTACTTCAGCTACATGTCCGTGGGCATGATATCGATGATAGTCATGTTCACGACGATGTTCAGCGGAATGTCGATGGTCTGGGACAGGCGCTTAGGTTTTTTAGACAAAGTCCTGAGTACCCCCGTTCCGAGGTCGGCGATAATCTTTTCGAAAGTACTTAACGCTGCTCTGAGGTCTATGTTCCAGGCGACCATAATATTGGCGTTAGCAGTAGTCTTCGGTCTGAAAATCAGCCCAAAGTTCAGTCCATTAAATCTTATGGGAATTTACGCGGCCATATTCCTCTTATCGGTAGGACTGTCCTCGTTGTTCTTGGCGCTAGCTTTGAGGTCAACACGCCATGAGATGCAGATGGCGGTAGTTAACATGATAAACATGCCACTGATGTTCGCGAGTAACATATTCTTTCCTACGTCGATGATGCCCGAGTGGTTACAGGCAATAGCTAACGTGAACCCAGTAAGTTATTTGACGGATGCTATAAGGCAACTTACGATATTACCGCTTAATACCTCGGCGTTGGTTATGGACTTTATTTATCTGGGCGCGTTCGCAGTAACGTTATCCGCTATTGGCATAACACTTTCATGGAGATACTTGACGAAGTAACTACTACGTTTTATTAATGCAATCCAAACTAATTATCTCGTAGACACCACAGTCGCCAAACCACTTTTTAACGGCTTCCTTCACCCTAAGTTTTTTCTTGAAGATGGGACAGTCGAGGACAAAGGTTTCGCCCTCGCCACCTTCGAAGCACATATTTATCCCGAATTTTTCGCTTAGTCGGCGAAGTTCGTCTATCGCAGCTTCGTCTAACTTCCTGCCCAACCAACTTTCATCAAGACCTTCGGCCGAGACAGACGTTACTATACTCTCGAAACCTAATGCATATTGTTCACGGAGTAACCTATCGGGTTCCATGCCCCAGAGCGGTGTGAGATGCTTAAGTCCGAGTTCGCTACAAACTTTTTCTATTCTATTCCTCTGGTAGCGGCTTGCGATAACCCCCGAGACTAAGCCATCTACATCACTCAGCCTCTCCAACGCTACCTTTAGGTCCTCAACCTCTTTCTCTTTGATGCCCATGCTAGGCACCATTATCTGTTTTATGCCGATAGCATCTGCTTGGTACCGCGTCATCTCAACGTTTATCCTATGAAACATCCAAGAGTTTGGGTTACGTGTTACAACCGTCACTAGGTATTCTACAGAGTTGCCTTCGAGTAATGTTTTGTAGACGGCGTACGTGCTGTCCTT of the Aigarchaeota archaeon genome contains:
- a CDS encoding ABC transporter permease; translation: MSDYNPSVLRGLLALTTRELKKWAKEPIILLMAVLQPVIWMGLLGKAMNLNAIFSINSLNNVNVPDIKIPEYGIIVPGSLLKQKLLEVFESIGANVMQTVFGVTDYFSYMSVGMISMIVMFTTMFSGMSMVWDRRLGFLDKVLSTPVPRSAIIFSKVLNAALRSMFQATIILALAVVFGLKISPKFSPLNLMGIYAAIFLLSVGLSSLFLALALRSTRHEMQMAVVNMINMPLMFASNIFFPTSMMPEWLQAIANVNPVSYLTDAIRQLTILPLNTSALVMDFIYLGAFAVTLSAIGITLSWRYLTK
- a CDS encoding TIGR00289 family protein, whose product is MTLRVAALFSGGKDSTYAVYKTLLEGNSVEYLVTVVTRNPNSWMFHRINVEMTRYQADAIGIKQIMVPSMGIKEKEVEDLKVALERLSDVDGLVSGVIASRYQRNRIEKVCSELGLKHLTPLWGMEPDRLLREQYALGFESIVTSVSAEGLDESWLGRKLDEAAIDELRRLSEKFGINMCFEGGEGETFVLDCPIFKKKLRVKEAVKKWFGDCGVYEIISLDCINKT